A single window of Candidatus Schekmanbacteria bacterium DNA harbors:
- a CDS encoding NADH-quinone oxidoreductase subunit N: MDISAFIPEIDLIYPEVFLALWSFFLLCAGIFLSKKDYNVISVTTLIGLVATAIILVLNFNNYGTTFSDAFIADGFSNFFKVLFIIAGILTVLMSGKYNAIEGIVKGEYYVLICFSILGMFIISSGNDLMVIYIGIELMALSIYALVGFKKRDIRSNEAALKYFVLGAFSSGILLYGISLLYGETSSTNILEVQTALLQNGFSRLSILGIVLIIVGLAFKIAAVPFHLWCPDAYDGAPTAITAFMSVAPKAAGFAAFLRIFTIAVIPAKDKWFILLWLLSAFTMIIGNVLAVAQDNVKRLLAYSSIAHAGYALMGIVAAGKLVQVADGRVIFSEEGRLAVYAVLFYMLAYTFMNLGAFTVVIFLRNNSLRGDRIADFSGLARIKPFYAAAMGIFLLSLMGIPPMAGFVGKFYIFGAAIKAKLYYLAVIGILTSAVSVYYYFKIIKAMYIDKPSERFSLLVSKPLALVLVVSMIMTLLIGLYPGPFLNLARESFFIFM, translated from the coding sequence ATGGATATATCTGCTTTTATACCTGAAATTGATTTGATTTACCCGGAGGTGTTTCTTGCTCTCTGGTCTTTCTTCCTCCTTTGCGCCGGGATTTTTCTCTCCAAGAAAGATTATAATGTAATCTCTGTAACAACGCTGATTGGGTTGGTGGCAACAGCAATAATACTAGTGCTGAATTTTAATAATTATGGCACCACCTTTTCAGATGCCTTTATTGCTGATGGCTTTTCCAATTTTTTTAAAGTGTTGTTTATTATTGCGGGAATTTTGACAGTTTTGATGTCAGGCAAATATAATGCAATCGAAGGCATTGTCAAAGGCGAGTATTATGTTTTGATTTGTTTTTCCATACTCGGGATGTTCATAATTTCAAGCGGTAACGACTTGATGGTAATATATATTGGAATTGAATTGATGGCATTGTCCATTTATGCATTGGTTGGATTTAAAAAGAGAGATATAAGGTCGAATGAAGCGGCATTGAAATATTTTGTTTTAGGCGCTTTTTCTTCGGGAATTCTCTTGTATGGAATATCTCTTCTCTATGGCGAAACATCATCAACAAATATTTTGGAAGTTCAGACAGCTCTTCTTCAAAATGGTTTTTCAAGATTGAGTATTCTTGGAATTGTGCTCATAATTGTCGGACTTGCCTTTAAGATTGCCGCAGTGCCCTTTCATCTGTGGTGTCCCGATGCATATGATGGTGCGCCTACGGCAATAACTGCCTTTATGTCTGTTGCCCCAAAAGCAGCAGGATTTGCCGCTTTCCTCAGAATTTTTACTATTGCTGTAATTCCTGCAAAAGACAAATGGTTTATTTTGTTGTGGCTGCTTTCTGCATTTACAATGATTATAGGGAATGTCCTTGCCGTGGCACAGGATAATGTAAAACGGCTTCTTGCATATTCAAGCATTGCTCATGCCGGCTATGCATTGATGGGAATTGTTGCCGCTGGAAAGCTTGTGCAGGTAGCAGATGGACGAGTAATATTTTCTGAAGAAGGCCGTCTGGCAGTTTATGCAGTCTTGTTCTATATGCTTGCATATACCTTTATGAATTTGGGCGCCTTTACTGTTGTAATCTTTCTTAGAAACAATTCGCTGAGAGGAGATAGAATTGCAGATTTCTCAGGCCTTGCCAGGATAAAACCTTTTTATGCGGCCGCAATGGGAATTTTCCTTCTTTCCCTGATGGGAATACCTCCAATGGCAGGCTTTGTAGGTAAGTTTTATATTTTTGGTGCCGCAATAAAGGCGAAATTATATTATCTCGCTGTTATAGGAATTCTTACTAGCGCTGTGTCAGTTTACTATTATTTTAAAATTATAAAGGCAATGTATATAGACAAGCCTTCTGAAAGATTTTCTCTTTTAGTTTCCAAGCCATTAGCTCTTGTCCTTGTTGTTTCAATGATAATGACTTTGTTGATTGGTCTTTATCCCGGTCCATTTTTAAATCTTGCCCGCGAATCATTTTTTATTTTTATGTAA